The genomic region TCGCCGACGGTGTCCATCTTCGGGCCGGCCGGATCAACCGTTGCCCCGTTCAGGCCGACCGCGAGCCGCTTGCCGTCCGAGCCGCGGAGTCGGACGTAGAAGCCGTCGTCCAGTCGGCCGAGGTTGTAGTTCAGGACGATTACCTTGGACTGTCCGCTGACGTCGTAGGTCTTGACCACTCGGGTTTCCGGGGCGGTGAAGGTGTCTTTGTTGCTGACCGGTCCGGTGACGGCGCCGCGGATCACATCGACCTTGGCCAGCGCGGGCAGGAACTGCGACCAGTTCGGATGCTGGGCCGGGTTGATCCTGATCTGCAGGGTGACCGGGGTACCGCGGCGGGCGGTCAGCACCCCGCCCAGGCTGGTCTGATGACCGCCTGCGGTCAGCCGGACATCCAGCGAATCGAGCAGACCGCCGTGGTCCACCCACACCCGTCCGGCCCGCATTCCGTCCATCACCGCGGCGTAGGAGAAACCCTTCGCGCCGACATGGGTGCGGCTGTAGTAGCCGGGCCAGAAATCACCGTTGCCCAGCTGCGGTGCGGTGATGTGGACCGGGTCGTTGTAGTAGCCGTTGGTGGTGAAATCGCTGCCCGGGCCGCGCTGCGAGGTGTCCGCCCAGACCTGGTGACTGTCGGAGTTGGCGGTGATCCACCACGGTTTTCCCTCGGCCAGCAGGCTGTCCCACAGCCCACCGACGGTGGAGGTCATCCAGTCGAAACCGCCGAAGGTCCGGTAACTTTCCAGCGGGTAGCCGGGGAAGCTGGCGACCGGGTCCGGGCTGTTGTCGTAGTAACCGCGGCCCGAGCCGGGGCCGAACGGTTTTGGAATACCGGCGGCTTGATGTCCCGGAGCCCCTTCCATGCCGATGGCGATCCGCGGTTCGGCGTCCCGCCAACCCCGGATCTCGTGCGGGGAATCGATGCCCTTGCGGGCCGGGTGATTGGCCAGCATCAGCGCGTCCTGAACCCGGCGCTGATCGATCGAGTCGGCCAGGAAGTGCAGACCGGCGATGGCCAGCGCCTCGTTCTGCGGGGTGTTGGCGCCGGCGGACTTCACGGTCCCGTCGTAGCTGTTCTCGAACTGCTTGAGCACCGATACCTCGTTGCGTCCCGGGTGCACGAACACCGTGCCGTGCTCGGCGGCGGGGATGTTCCACTCCAGGCCCTGGTAGACCAGAGTGTCTTTGACTGCCTGCCGGGCGAGCACGATGTCGGGGTTGACCTTCTCCACCCCGATCTTGGCGTGCTGCACGGTGCCGTGATCGGTGATCACCATCCAGTCCAGCCCGTAGGCATTCGCGTGGCGAACCTGGTCGATGACCCGGTACTGGGCATCCGGGGAGAACTGGGTGTGGATGTGGTGATCGCCGGTCAACCAGCGATACCCGCCCCTCGGCGGGTCGGCGGGCGGGCGGCCGGCGGGCGGCGTAACACCGGCCGCAGCCGCGGTTCCCGCGGTGGCGGTACTGAGCACACTCGACGCGGCCAGCCCGGCGCCCAGCAGACCCGCTTTCCGCAGGAAGTTCCGCCTGCCCAGCTCCGACGGCGGCAGCTCGCTGTCGTCGACCTGGAGGTCGAGGGCCGGCTCGAGTTCGGTCGGGGCGTGGCTGTGGGTGTGCGGGTGGATATGGCCACCCGCGTGATCATCGTGGTCATGCGGATGTGCGTGGTCATGATGTTCCATGAATGACCCTTCGCTGCTCGGGTGGTCTGGGCAAGGTGGCAGTGCGACTGCCTGATCCACCAGCCAAGCATCGCCAGGTGAACTCCCGGTGGCCGAGATCTGACCAGCCGAGGTCACCTGCGCGGAGCAGATTCGACACCCGCAGTTCATCCTCGGCTCATCTGTTCCGATGGTGGTGATTGCTCGGTCCAGCACCTCGGGAAGGGATGCGCCACCCGCTCCGGGTGTGCGGCAGCCTCGGGGAGCCACCGGGACAGGCGTGATGGAGCGATGGAGCGATGGCTGGTGCTGGTGTGTCGAGTCCGTCGAAGCCAACCAGGCTGCGAGCAACGGTGTGGCGGCGACTCGAGGGTCTGGGCGCGATCTACCTGCAGAACTCGGCCGCTGCGCTGCCGGCGTCCGTTCAGGCAGAACGGGCACTGCGGACGTCGCGGCACGACATCCTGAGCCTGGCGGGATCGGCGGTGTTGCTGAATCGACGTTGGTCGGTGGGCCGGAGGTGAAGGCTGCCTTCCAGGCGGCCCATCTCCGGCCGGGGCACTGCTTCCCGGATACATACCCAGCTCATCGCGGCCGGGGCGGGTGCTCTGGAGTTTTCCCACAGCTGCGGGGAGAATGAGTCGGAACAGACTGGCAGAGCCGCTGACCACACCCGGCCGGAGCCTTGAACTTGCACAGAGCAGGATGAGTTCCGTGATGGATCCTGTGACACCGGCGGGCTACGGCGAGGTGCTGGCGCTGATTGCCCGAGATGTGCGCGACACCAGACTGCGCGCGTTGTCCGCCGCGGGAACGGAAGTGATCGCGCTGAACTGGCGGATCGGCGCGCTGATCCTGGAGCGGCAGGACCGACAAGGCTGGGTCGCCCAGGTTATCGATCGTCTGTCGAAAGATCTACAGGCCCAGTTCCCGAGGATGACGGGGCTGTCGCCGACGAATATGCAGTACATGCGGGCGTTCGCCGCGGCCTGGCCGGCCCCGGGCAATTTCCCCACAGCTGTGGGGAAACGGCCGTGGGGACACGTCCGCACACTGCTGGATCGTCTTGACGACCGCGCCGACCGAGAGTGGTACGCCAGCTGCGCCGTTGACGCAGGCTGGTCACGCACGTCTTTAGAGCACCACGTTGCCACGGGTCTGCGGCAGCGGATTCCGATCTTGCCCAAGAGATGGTCAAGGACCCCTCCGTCTTCGACGTTCTCAATCTCACGCAGC from Nakamurella sp. A5-74 harbors:
- a CDS encoding PHP domain-containing protein — protein: MEHHDHAHPHDHDDHAGGHIHPHTHSHAPTELEPALDLQVDDSELPPSELGRRNFLRKAGLLGAGLAASSVLSTATAGTAAAAGVTPPAGRPPADPPRGGYRWLTGDHHIHTQFSPDAQYRVIDQVRHANAYGLDWMVITDHGTVQHAKIGVEKVNPDIVLARQAVKDTLVYQGLEWNIPAAEHGTVFVHPGRNEVSVLKQFENSYDGTVKSAGANTPQNEALAIAGLHFLADSIDQRRVQDALMLANHPARKGIDSPHEIRGWRDAEPRIAIGMEGAPGHQAAGIPKPFGPGSGRGYYDNSPDPVASFPGYPLESYRTFGGFDWMTSTVGGLWDSLLAEGKPWWITANSDSHQVWADTSQRGPGSDFTTNGYYNDPVHITAPQLGNGDFWPGYYSRTHVGAKGFSYAAVMDGMRAGRVWVDHGGLLDSLDVRLTAGGHQTSLGGVLTARRGTPVTLQIRINPAQHPNWSQFLPALAKVDVIRGAVTGPVSNKDTFTAPETRVVKTYDVSGQSKVIVLNYNLGRLDDGFYVRLRGSDGKRLAVGLNGATVDPAGPKMDTVGDADPWDDLWFYSNPMWILPSR
- a CDS encoding Chromate resistance protein ChrB; translated protein: MAGAGVSSPSKPTRLRATVWRRLEGLGAIYLQNSAAALPASVQAERALRTSRHDILSLAGSAVLLNRRWSVGRR
- a CDS encoding DUF1016 N-terminal domain-containing protein, with protein sequence MDPVTPAGYGEVLALIARDVRDTRLRALSAAGTEVIALNWRIGALILERQDRQGWVAQVIDRLSKDLQAQFPRMTGLSPTNMQYMRAFAAAWPAPGNFPTAVGKRPWGHVRTLLDRLDDRADREWYASCAVDAGWSRTSLEHHVATGLRQRIPILPKRWSRTPPSSTFSISRSDPRSGTWSRH